A portion of the Saimiri boliviensis isolate mSaiBol1 chromosome 1, mSaiBol1.pri, whole genome shotgun sequence genome contains these proteins:
- the PCDHB2 gene encoding protocadherin beta-2, protein MEAREGKERVPKQRQVLIFFVLLGIARASSQPRHYSVAEEMESGSLVANLLKDLGLEVRELAVRGARVVSKGKKMHLQFDRQTGDLLLNEKLDREELCGPTEPCVLPFQVLLENPLQFFQAELRIRDINDHPPVFLDKEILLKISESITPGTTFLLERAQDLDVGTNSLQNYTISPNFHFHLNLQDNPDGIILPQLVLDRALDREEQPEIRLTLTALDGGTPPKSGTALVRIEVVDINDNVPEFAKLLYEVQVPEDSPVGSQVAIVSARDLDIGTNGEISYAFSQASEDIRKTFRLSAKSGELLLRQKLDFESIQTYTVNIQATDGGGLSGTCVVFVQVMDLNDNPPELTMSTLTNQIPENLQDTIIAVFSVSDQDSGDNGRMVCSIQDDLPFFLKPSVENFYTLVLSTALDRETRSEYNVTITVTDLGTPRLKTEHNITVLVSDVNDNAPAFTQTSYTLFVRENNSPALHIGSVSATDRDSGSNAQVTYSLLPPQDPHLPLASLVSINADNGHLFALRALDYEALQAFEFRVGATDRGSPALSSEALVRVLVLDANDNSPFVLYPLQNGSAPCTELVPRAAEPGYLVSKVVAVDGDSGQNAWLSFQLLKATEPGLFGVWAHNGEVRTARLLSERDAAKHRLVVLVKDNGEPPRSATATLHVLLVDGFSQPYLPLPEAAPAQAQADSLTVYLVVALASVSSLFLFSVLLFVAVRLCRRSRAASVGRCSVPEGPFPGHLVDVSGTGTLSQSYQYEVCLSGGSGTKEFKFLKPIIPNFLAQGAERVSEANPSFRNSFEFS, encoded by the coding sequence ATGGAGGCCCGAGAGGGGAAGGAGCGCGTTCCGAAACAAAGGCAAGTCCTGATATTCTTTGTTTTGCTGGGCATAGCTCGGGCCAGTTCCCAGCCTAGGCACTATTCAGTGGCTGAGGAAATGGAGAGTGGCTCGTTGGTGGCCAATTTGTTAAAAGACCTGGGGCTGGAGGTAAGAGAACTTGCCGTGAGGGGGGCCAGGGTcgtttccaaaggaaaaaaaatgcatttgcagTTCGATAGGCAGACCGGGGATTTATTGTTAAATGAGAAATTGGACCGGGAGGAGCTGTGCGGCCCCACAGAGCCGTGTGTCCTACCTTTCCAGGTGTTACTAGAAAATCCCTTGCAGTTTTTTCAGGCGGAGCTACGAATTAGGGACATAAATGATCATCCCCCAGTTTTCCTAGACAaagaaatacttttgaaaatttcGGAGAGTATCACTCCTGGAACTACTTTTTTATTAGAACGTGCCCAGGACTTGGATGTAGGAACCAACAGTCTCCAAAATTACACAATCAGTCCCAATTTCCACTTCCACCTTAATTTACAAGACAATCCCGATGGGATAATATTACCACAGCTGGTGCTGGATAGAGCCCTGGATCGCGAGGAGCAGCCTGAGATCAGGTTAACCCTCACAGCGTTGGATGGCGGGACTCCACCCAAGTCCGGCACGGCCCTGGTACGCATTGAAGTTGTGGACATAAATGACAACGTCCCAGAGTTTGCAAAGCTGCTCTATGAGGTGCAGGTTCCGGAGGACAGCCCCGTTGGATCCCAGGTTGCCATCGTCTCTGCCAGGGATTTAGACATTGGAACTAACGGAGAAATATCTTATGCATTTTCCCAAGCCTCTGAAGACATTCGCAAAACATTTCGATTAAGTGCAAAATCGGGAGAACTCCTTTTAAGACAGAAACTGGATTTCGAATCCATCCAGACGTATACAGTAAATATTCAGGCGACAGATGGTGGGGGCCTATCTGGAACTTGTGTGGTATTTGTCCAAGTGATGGATTTGAATGACAATCCTCCGGAACTGACCATGTCCACACTTACCAATCAGATCCCAGAAAACTTGCAGGACACCATCATTGCTGTATTCAGCGTTTCAGATCAAGATTCCGGAGATAACGGAAGAATGGTGTGCTCCATCCAGGATgaccttcctttcttcttgaaaCCTTCTGTGGAGAACTTTTACACTCTGGTGTTAAGCACAGCCCTGGATCGGGAGACCAGATCCGAATATAACGTCACCATCACTGTCACAGACTTGGGGACACCCAGGCTGAAAACCGAACACAACATAACCGTGCTGGTCTCCGACGTCAATGACAACGCCCCCGCCTTCACACAAACCTCCTACACCCTGTTCGTCCGCGAGAACAACAGCCCCGCCCTGCACATCGGCAGCGTCAGCGCCACAGACAGAGACTCCGGCAGCAACGCCCAGGTCACCTACTCGCTGCTGCCGCCCCAGGACCCGCACCTGCCCCTCGCCTCCCTGGTCTCCATCAACGCAGACAACGGACACCTGTTCGCCCTCCGGGCGCTGGACTACGAGGCCCTGCAGGCGTTCGAGTTCCGCGTGGGCGCCACAGACCGCGGCTCCCCGGCGCTGAGCAGCGAGGCGCTGGTGCGCGTGCTGGTGCTGGACGCCAACGACAACTCGCCCTTCGTGCTGTACCCGCTGCAGAACGGCTCCGCGCCCTGCACCGAGCTGGTGCCCCGGGCGGCCGAGCCGGGCTACCTGGTGAGCAAGGTGGTGGCGGTGGACGGCGACTCGGGCCAGAACGCCTGGCTGTCGTTCCAGCTGCTCAAGGCCACGGAGCCCGGGCTGTTCGGCGTGTGGGCGCACAATGGCGAGGTGCGCACCGCCAGGCTGCTGAGCGAGCGCGACGCGGCCAAGCACAGGCTGGTGGTGCTGGTCAAGGACAATGGCGAGCCCCCGCGCTCGGCCACCGCCACGCTGCACGTGCTCCTGGTGGACGGCTTCTCCCAGCCCTACCTGCCGCTCCCGGAGGCGGCcccggcccaggcccaggccgacTCGCTCACCGTCTACCTGGTGGTGGCGTTGGCCTCGGTGTCGTCGCTCTTCCTGTTCTCGGTGCTCCTGTTCGTGGCGGTGCGGCTGTGCAGGAGGAGCCGGGCGGCGTCGGTGGGTCGCTGCTCGGTGCCCGAGGGTCCCTTTCCGGGGCATCTGGTGGACGTGAGCGGCACCGGGACCCTGTCCCAGAGCTACCAGTACGAGGTGTGTCTGTCAGGAGGTTCTGGGACAAAGGAGTTCAAGTTCCTGAAGCCGATTATCCCCAACTTCCTTGCTCAGGGTGCAGAGAGGGTTAGCGAGGCAAACCCCAGTTTCAGGAACAGCTTTGAATTCAGTTAA